From the genome of Scytonema hofmannii PCC 7110, one region includes:
- a CDS encoding ATP-binding protein: MKVESICIQNFKQFDRLEVSFKNKTLDEVSDRFLILGDNGSGKTTLLQAVALPLALGTGRIRNIADFDWTGFLPGRYWRWGTPRIELEVSFEEEELLATREIARKWYEAQPLERKSDSKEFVEPDNSPLVRVILDGDFCKVGNSKAESEQFRGRYYAQWFINKGDQSVRSLFSQLPGVFWFDQFRNLGSNSNQESVGDSIKERSTGISFEFGVGRLRQFLVDWRRRQESGKNSSVDYLGQLETLYQKVFPNRYFWGLENLPSPDSPTEETT, encoded by the coding sequence GTGAAAGTTGAATCCATCTGTATTCAAAACTTCAAGCAATTTGATAGACTAGAAGTCTCATTTAAAAACAAAACCTTAGACGAGGTAAGCGATCGCTTCCTGATTTTAGGCGACAATGGTAGTGGTAAAACAACTCTCTTACAAGCAGTTGCCCTACCTTTAGCTCTTGGAACTGGACGTATTCGGAATATTGCTGATTTTGATTGGACGGGGTTTTTGCCGGGACGATACTGGCGGTGGGGTACACCACGGATTGAGTTAGAGGTTTCTTTTGAAGAAGAAGAATTGCTTGCTACCCGTGAAATAGCAAGGAAATGGTACGAAGCTCAGCCGCTTGAACGCAAGTCAGACTCAAAAGAATTTGTTGAACCAGATAACAGCCCTCTTGTTCGAGTCATTCTTGATGGAGATTTTTGTAAAGTTGGAAACTCCAAGGCTGAGTCGGAACAATTTCGGGGGCGATACTATGCTCAGTGGTTTATTAACAAAGGGGATCAATCTGTCCGTTCTTTGTTTTCTCAATTGCCTGGAGTTTTCTGGTTCGATCAATTTCGCAATCTTGGTTCAAATTCTAATCAGGAATCTGTGGGAGATAGTATAAAAGAGCGTAGTACTGGTATTTCTTTTGAATTTGGTGTAGGTCGTTTGCGTCAGTTTTTAGTTGACTGGAGACGCCGACAAGAGTCGGGTAAAAATTCTTCAGTAGATTATCTAGGTCAATTGGAAACTCTTTACCAAAAAGTCTTTCCCAATCGTTACTTTTGGGGACTAGAAAATCTCCCTAGTCCTGATTCGCCTACAGAAGAAACTACATAG
- a CDS encoding IS5 family transposase encodes MYRKQGQTSIPTENFELPFEGKLSEDNRWVMMAAFIPWTEFEEEYSSFFSVEMGAPAKSFRMALGALIIKEKLGISDRETVEQIKENPYLQYFIGMSYYSNEAPFDASMLVHFRERISVELVNKVNQEMVKKMLEATSSKLSEKKTESPEEEGETPKNRGKLIIDATCAPGDISYPTDLELLNQARKQTEKIIDLLYEQTLGQLEKKPRTYRERARKDYLAVAKKRRVSQKDRRKAIRKQLQYIKRNLSHIEQLIISGASLEDLSHRQYKMLLVVAEVYRQQLWLYENKKQSIDDRIVSLTQPHIRPIVRGKAGKSVEFGAKLSASCFEGYIFLDHISWDNFNESGDLKAQVEAFKNYTGYYPESVHVDKIYRTRENRAWCKERGIIMSGPPLGRPPANVSKEKKKQDLESERIRNCIEGKFGQGKRRFSLNRVMTKLAHTSETAIAITFLVMNLSTQLSRLFYAFLCLFFKTTPFSPFTIIENNQSLNHR; translated from the coding sequence ATGTACCGAAAACAGGGACAAACTTCAATCCCAACTGAAAACTTTGAACTCCCGTTCGAGGGCAAGTTATCAGAAGATAATCGTTGGGTAATGATGGCTGCTTTCATTCCTTGGACAGAATTTGAAGAAGAATATTCTTCATTTTTCTCAGTAGAGATGGGAGCACCTGCCAAATCTTTTCGGATGGCATTAGGGGCATTAATAATCAAAGAAAAGTTGGGGATAAGCGATAGAGAAACAGTAGAGCAAATTAAAGAAAATCCTTATCTACAGTACTTTATAGGAATGTCATATTATAGTAATGAAGCTCCATTTGATGCATCAATGTTGGTACATTTTCGGGAAAGAATTAGTGTGGAGCTTGTTAACAAAGTGAATCAAGAAATGGTGAAGAAGATGCTAGAAGCAACATCTTCTAAACTATCTGAAAAAAAAACAGAATCACCAGAAGAAGAAGGTGAGACACCCAAAAATCGGGGAAAATTAATAATAGATGCAACTTGTGCTCCGGGTGATATCAGCTATCCGACAGATTTAGAGCTACTCAATCAAGCAAGAAAACAGACAGAGAAAATTATAGACTTACTTTACGAACAGACTTTGGGTCAATTAGAGAAAAAACCAAGAACCTATAGAGAGAGGGCTAGAAAGGATTATCTAGCAGTCGCTAAAAAACGTCGCGTTTCCCAAAAAGACAGGAGAAAAGCAATTAGAAAACAACTTCAATATATCAAAAGAAACTTATCTCATATTGAACAGCTAATTATTTCAGGAGCCTCTCTGGAAGATTTAAGTCACAGACAATATAAGATGTTGCTTGTAGTTGCAGAAGTCTACCGTCAACAACTCTGGTTGTATGAAAATAAAAAACAGAGTATTGACGACCGCATTGTCAGTTTAACCCAACCACATATCCGTCCAATTGTCCGAGGGAAAGCTGGTAAATCGGTAGAATTTGGGGCAAAATTGTCTGCTAGTTGCTTTGAAGGATATATATTTTTAGACCATATAAGTTGGGATAATTTTAATGAATCAGGAGACTTAAAAGCTCAAGTAGAAGCCTTTAAAAATTACACAGGGTACTATCCAGAATCTGTTCATGTTGATAAAATTTATCGCACAAGAGAGAACCGAGCTTGGTGTAAAGAAAGAGGTATTATAATGAGCGGACCTCCTTTAGGAAGACCCCCAGCTAATGTTAGTAAAGAAAAAAAGAAACAAGATTTAGAATCTGAGAGAATTCGTAATTGTATTGAGGGAAAATTTGGACAGGGGAAAAGAAGATTTAGCCTCAATCGCGTGATGACGAAACTTGCTCATACTTCTGAAACTGCAATTGCTATTACTTTTTTAGTGATGAATCTTTCTACTCAGCTCTCGCGGCTATTTTATGCTTTTTTATGTCTATTTTTTAAAACTACACCTTTTTCCCCATTTACTATTATTGAAAATAATCAGTCCTTAAATCATAGATAG
- a CDS encoding tetratricopeptide repeat protein, with protein MYRGRVHSLLNHYEEALKDFDFAIELNPNDPWALANRGATYRQLERYEEALEDLDRAIELNPNYPWALANRGATYRQLDRYEEALKDLDRAIQLNPDYSWALSNRGVVFHQMRFSKKAFQDLDRALELNPDSAWTLGHRGLMYREMRHYEKALNDLDRALELNPDAAWTLAVRGTTYLMLRRYNEAIVDCTRALNLKSEQHWCLSQRALAYRSLNQEDRAQADLKLAIELAEPQYKKDPCDWLNTLRLAFYCLAYQDKYAPVAEKLCRDALSNDVSLYLIHETIYVLDEFLVLFPEHTGASSIRLLFQSHLSIYEQRSVNRAC; from the coding sequence GTGTATCGTGGTAGAGTCCACTCCCTACTGAATCATTACGAGGAAGCGCTCAAGGATTTCGATTTTGCCATTGAACTTAACCCCAATGACCCTTGGGCATTAGCCAATCGGGGTGCGACATATCGTCAACTCGAGCGCTACGAAGAAGCACTCGAAGATTTAGATCGTGCCATTGAACTTAACCCCAATTACCCTTGGGCATTAGCCAATCGGGGTGCGACATATCGTCAACTCGATCGTTACGAAGAAGCACTTAAAGATTTAGATCGCGCCATTCAACTTAACCCTGATTACTCTTGGGCATTATCCAATCGAGGAGTAGTATTTCATCAAATGCGGTTTTCTAAAAAAGCCTTTCAGGATTTGGATCGTGCTCTTGAACTTAACCCCGATTCTGCTTGGACGCTAGGTCATCGTGGTTTAATGTATCGGGAAATGAGGCATTATGAGAAAGCGCTCAATGATTTAGATCGTGCTCTTGAACTGAATCCCGATGCTGCTTGGACGTTGGCTGTTCGCGGTACAACTTATCTTATGCTTAGGCGTTACAATGAAGCTATTGTTGACTGTACTCGTGCTCTTAATTTAAAATCCGAGCAACATTGGTGTTTGTCTCAACGTGCATTAGCATACCGATCTCTTAATCAAGAAGATAGAGCACAAGCCGATCTCAAGCTAGCTATAGAATTGGCGGAACCACAGTACAAGAAAGATCCTTGCGATTGGCTGAATACTCTTCGTTTGGCTTTTTACTGTTTGGCTTATCAAGATAAATATGCCCCAGTAGCAGAAAAGTTATGTCGAGATGCTTTATCAAACGATGTTTCCTTATATCTCATTCATGAAACTATCTATGTTTTAGATGAATTTTTAGTTTTGTTTCCCGAACATACAGGAGCTTCATCCATACGGCTTTTATTTCAGTCTCATTTGTCAATATACGAACAGCGCTCCGTAAATAGGGCTTGCTGA
- a CDS encoding ATP-binding protein has protein sequence MNPQNKPQSFQDIFKKRQQSAFGGREEQIKLFQQNLRLPIEDENRRFIFNIWGQGGVGKTTLVQQFRKIAVDEKLLTAYTDEAEKSVLEVMARLAI, from the coding sequence ATGAATCCACAAAACAAACCCCAGAGTTTCCAGGATATTTTTAAAAAACGCCAACAATCAGCTTTTGGGGGACGTGAAGAGCAAATTAAGCTATTCCAACAGAACTTGCGATTACCGATAGAAGACGAAAACCGCCGCTTTATATTCAATATTTGGGGCCAAGGTGGTGTTGGTAAAACTACCCTTGTACAACAGTTTCGCAAAATTGCTGTAGATGAAAAACTCTTGACAGCTTACACGGATGAAGCAGAAAAAAGCGTGTTAGAAGTCATGGCTCGTTTGGCTATTTGA